TATTGATTGCGTTAGCCCCCAAAAATGAGACTTCACGACGCGAATCTGGATTAGTCAAACCCCATACGAGTACCCGATAGCGgatagaaaaccaaaaaaaagaaaaagaaaaatggagacATTAATGTAGAAAACTAATAGTAGTTGAACATCTTCATAACGTGTGAAGAACaccatcaaaaaaatttaatacttAAACAAGTGGCTTTAAAATAATTGTATATAGATAGAGACTAATGGGACCAAAATTAAATTCAATAGTTTGCTAACTCTtttgacttataatattttttattttactatatagtttgatcataacaatgatatgaaaaaaacaatgaaatattttcaaaaaactatgatatgatcCATTGATGGAGGACAAAAAAGCTTATTCCATTGCTGTTACATTGGTGTTTCTGTTGATCACAGTCCTCGTAATCGCGCGTACGACGTTGAAGTTTTCCAAGACGTTTTTCTTAATATTCGGAGCTGATATCGCGTTGATTGTTGGTGTTTTCGCAAGTGTGTTGGTCCGTTGGAAGTTCAATAGTCGAAAGCAGTTGCTCGAGAAGCGATCTGCAGAGTCAGATGGACGCGAGCTGAGGATAGAGTATAGTTTCCTCAGGAAAGTAGCTGGTGTGCCAACGAGATTCAAGCTGAAAGAGATCGAAGAGGCAACAGATAATTTTGGGGCGTTGGTTGGCCGTGGATCTTCCGCTAGCGTTTTCAAAGGCGTGCTGAGCGATGGTGCAGCGGTGGCGGTGAAGAGGATCGAGGGAGAGGAGCGCGGAGATAAGGAGTTCAAATCTGAAGTTGCTGCAATTGCTAGTGTTCAGCATGTTAATCTTGTGAGGTTACTTGGTTACTGTAGTGTTGTTCCGTCAGGACCGAGATTTTTGGTTTATGAGTATATTTTTAATGGATCGCTCGATAAGTGGATTTTTCGGAGGAGGGGTATACGAGGCTGTTTGTCGTTGGATTTGAGGTGTAGAGTTGCGGTGGATGTGGCGAAGGCGCTTTCTTATCTCCATCATGATTGCAGGTCTTGTATTCTGCATCTCGATGTCAAGCCTGAGAATATACTTCTCGATGAGAATCATCACGCGATTCTAGCTGATTTCGGGTTGTCAAAGTTGATGGGGAAAGATGAAAGTCGAGTGGTTACAACTATCCGGGGTACTCGGGGTTACTTAGCCCCCGAGTGGCTCCTGGAGAACGGTATATCTGAGAAAAGCGACGTTTATAGCTACGGAATGGTGCTACTGGAAATGATTGGTGGGAGGAGAAACATTACTTTGGCTGAAGAACATGGCAAATCAAAGAGCAAATTCAGTTACTTTCCAAAGATCGTGAGCGAAAAATTGGCAGACGGGAAGATCCTGGATGTCGTGGATGATAGGCTCGCTCGCGAGGTAGCTACAGGAGGAGGACGAGTTATAGAACAAGTGAAGAGGTTGGTGTGTGTGGCGCTGTCTTGCATACAAGAGCGGCCTAGTCGTAGGCCAACCATGGCACGAGTTGTGGAAATGTTGGAAGCGCGTGCGCCAGTAGAACCGCCTACACAATTGACAATGATGATCCTCGACCTGTTAGACGAGGGTCTTGATCATCACCCGGGGCAGCATAGAGCGGCCGCGGTTCTGGCAAGAACCGGTCAGATGGATACTAATTCGCTTCGATCTTTTACAATGTCCATCCTCTCAGGGAGGTAGTACAGTTCATCCGTTTTTCGTTTGATTCTCCAATATCAATAGGTTGATTTTTTCGCTTCTGTTTCTTCCCAAAGGAAAAAAAGATTGTAAAAAGTTGTTTCGCGAATTCGAAATTTTATTTACGTTTACATAAAATGCAAGACATGTTCAAAATTATATGGAGTTGACTTGAGTAATAATGGATAATTCAACAACCCCCACCCTCATCCCCACCCCTACCCCCTACTCCAGGGAAACAAACTGGAGTACGGGATTCAAGATTTAAGCTATATGAGTTCAACTTTTAAGATTCTTAATATTGAGTCGAGATTCGTAAAATTTTAAGTTTCGACCTACTATTTGATTGTTACTTTAGTGAATTCTAcgtataaatttattttttgtactaaaaGTTATGAATTCAGATAAACTCGCAGCTAAATAGTTGCATTCCACCCTCTATCTAGAGTGGCTTTTTTTGGGGGAAAAAAagtaacataaacatacactttaatttatcatatttacacaaattctcacccttataaattaattataaagatttcaactaattatgtatctttgttgaATGTATCGGGGAGTTacttatgtatctcgatagatccAAAATCGGAAAAAAGAtattgagagctaattatgtatctttacggaaggggagccttggaataacaggtaaagttgttgccatgtgaccaggaggtcacgggttcaagccttggaaacagcctcaggcagaaatgcaaggtaaggttgcgtacgatataaccttgtggtggggcccttccccggacaccgcgcacagcggtagctttagtgtatcgggctgccctttttttaattatgtatctttacaagaaaaaatagtaTCTTCGTTGAATTTTTTATGTATCTCGATACatctaaaattagaaaaaaaatatcgagagctaattatatatctttacaaggAAATATGGTATCTTCGTTGGACgcattatgtatctcgacagacccaaaatttgaaaaaatgtatcagaagctaattatgtagctttacaaaggaaaaatttaatcttcgttggatgtatcaggagctaattgTGTTCTCGACAAATTCAAAATCAGAACTTTTAGTAATTGTGCAAAACATTTTGGTATAATTAAGCTCTAAACTGTCGGgacttttatttgtttatttattttttttaattttgctcaTGATAGCTTTGCAAGAACTTTTGCAACTAAAATTCCCATTTGGATGCATTGGATATGACATCCATGATCCAACTAGGCTTGTCATCCATCATCTTCAATGTCAAATTTGACATGCTCAATTTAATGCACCAAATTTGCATTATAACAATACCATATCCAGTATATTTTTTACGAAGTAGGATCTGAAGACCGTAGAGTATGCACAGTCCATACCTTCCAGGGTAATGGTACGGTccgttttatgtgttattggtcaaaataaaataaaataatgtgaaTAAAAGAACTAATCGAAGGGGATCAACGTctgttgtatatatatacatgaaaaataattttaagcttGTATAAACGGTATAATTTTCTATCGATGAGGGTTCGGATGAATACCCTCACTATTAGCTAGCTCCGCCCTTCCGTGTTACACTAGATATGTTGTTATTCTTTATCTTTTCCACTTGAGTAGTGGCGTTTCAATTCCGATAGACCAATAATTatagagaaaatacccaattacccccctgaactatacccaaaaaggctatgacacatctcaacttaaagggggtcctattaccccctgaactaattaaaagtgtaattttgacacccttagtgcctacgtggcacacatGTGTGTACTTGGGTATAGTTCGgagggggtaattgggtattttctctatAATTATATATGTCGACAGATTCAAACCATGATCCAACTGGGCTACTTGTCATCCATCATCTTCAATGTCAAATTTGACTTGCTCAATTAAATGTTAATGCACTAAATGGACAGGCAAATATTAGGGGCTTTGcattataacaacaacaaacaataacataaaatacCCGGTGTATTTCCACAAAGTACGGTCTGACGACTGTAGAGTGTATGTCCGTACCTTCCACGGTAAGGATAAGGTCCgtattacactaggtatgttgttgttgttcaactTTTCCACTTGCATGAAGACAAATAATTTCCTCAGGAGTAATTATATATCCAAATAATTTCCTCAGGAGTAATTATAAAGTAAATTTTTTCgatccaaaatcgaaaaaaaaaatatcgagagctaattatttACCTTtacaaggaaaatgatatcttcgttggatgtattatgtatctcgatagatccaaaattgaaaaaaaatatatcgagagctaattatgtatctttacaaggaaaaatggaatcttcgttggatgtattatgtatctcgatagatccaaaatcgaaaaaaatatcgagagctaattatttatctttacaaggaaaaatgatatctttgttggatgtattatgtatcttgatagatccaaaataaaaaaaaatatcgagAGCAAATTACGTATCTTTACATGGAAAAATgatatctttgttggatgtattatgtatctcgatagatccAANNNNNNNNNNNNNNNNNNNNNNNNNNNNNNNNNNNNNNNNNNNNNNNNNNNNNNNNNNNNNNNNNNNNNNNNNNNNNNNNNNNNNNNNNNNNNNNNNNNNNNNNNNNNNNNNNNNNNNNNNNNNNNNNNNNNNNNNNNNNNNNNNNNNNNNNNNNNNNNNNNNNNNNNNNNNNNNNNNNNNNNNNNNNNNNNNNNNNNNNNNNNNNNNNNNNNNNNNNNNNNNNNNNNNNNNNNNNNNNNNNNNNNNNNNNNNNNNNNNNNNNNNNNNNNNNNNNNNNNNNNNNNNNNNNNNNNNNNNNNNNNNNNNNNNNNNNNNNNNNNNNNNNNNNNNNNNNNNNNNNNNNNNNNNNNNNNNNNNNNNNNNNNNNNNNNNNNNNNNNNNNNNNNNNNNNNNNNNNNNNNNNNNNNNNNNNNNNNNNNNNNNNNNNNNNNNNNNNNNNNNNNNNNNNNNNNNNNNNNNNNNNNNNNNNNNNNNNNNNNNNNNNNNNNNNNNNNNNNNNNNNNNNNNNNNNNNNNNNNNNNNNNNNNNNNNNNNNNNNNNNNNNNNNNNNNNNNNNNNNNNNNNNNNNNNNNNNNNNNNNNNNNNNNNNNNNNNNNNNNNNNNNNNNNNNNNNNNNNNNNNNNNNNNNNNNNNNNNNNNNNNNNNNNNNNNNNNNNNNNNNNNNNNNNNNNNNNNNNNNNNNNNNNNNNNNNNNNNNNNNNNNNNNNNNNNNNNNNNNNNNNNNNNNNNNNNNNNNNNNNNNNNNNNNNNNNNNNNNNNNNNNNNNNNNNNNNNNNNNNNNNNNNNNNNNNNNNNNNNNNNNNNNNNNNNNNNNNNNNNNNNNNNNNNNNNNNNNNNNNNNNNNNNNNNNNNNNNNNNNNNNNNNNNNNNNNNNNNNNNNNNNNNNNNNNNNNNNNNNNNNNNNNNNNNNNNNNNNNNNNNNNNNNNNNNNNNNNNNNNNNNNNNNNNNNNNNNNNNNNNNNNNNNNNNNNNNNNNNNNNNNNNNNNNNNNNNNNNNNNNNNNNNNNNNNNNNNNNNNNNNNNNNNNNNNNNNNNNNNNNNNNNNNNNNNNNNNNNNNNNNNNNNNNNNNNNNNNNNNNNNNNNNNNNNNNNNNNNNNNNNNNNNNNNNNNNNNNNNNNNNNNNNNNNNNNNNNNNNNNNNNNNNNNNNNNNNNNNNNNNNNNNNNNNNNNNNNNNNNNNNNNNNNNNNNNNNNNNNNNNNNNNNNNNNNNNNNNNNNNNNNNNNNNNNNNNNNNNNNNNNNNNNNNNNNNNNNNNNNNNNNNNNNNNNNNNNNNNNNNNNNNNNNNNNNNNNNNNNNNNNNNNNNNNNNNNNNNNNNNNNNNNNNNNNNNNNNNNNNNNNNNNNNNNNNNNNNNNNNNNNNNNNNNNNNNNNNNNNNNNNNNNNNNNNNNNNNNNNNNNNNNNNNNNNNNNNNNNNNNNNNNNNNNNNNNNNNNNNNNNNNNNNNNNNNNNNNNNNNNNNNNNNNNNNNNNNNNNNNNNNNNNNNNNNNNNNNNNNNNNNNNNNNNNNNNNNNNNNNNNNNNNNNNNNNNNNNNNNNNNNNNNNNNNNNNNNNNNNNNNNNNNNNNNNNNNNNNNNNNNNNNNNNNNNNN
The Capsicum annuum cultivar UCD-10X-F1 chromosome 6, UCD10Xv1.1, whole genome shotgun sequence DNA segment above includes these coding regions:
- the LOC107873707 gene encoding probable receptor-like protein kinase At5g20050 → MEDKKAYSIAVTLVFLLITVLVIARTTLKFSKTFFLIFGADIALIVGVFASVLVRWKFNSRKQLLEKRSAESDGRELRIEYSFLRKVAGVPTRFKLKEIEEATDNFGALVGRGSSASVFKGVLSDGAAVAVKRIEGEERGDKEFKSEVAAIASVQHVNLVRLLGYCSVVPSGPRFLVYEYIFNGSLDKWIFRRRGIRGCLSLDLRCRVAVDVAKALSYLHHDCRSCILHLDVKPENILLDENHHAILADFGLSKLMGKDESRVVTTIRGTRGYLAPEWLLENGISEKSDVYSYGMVLLEMIGGRRNITLAEEHGKSKSKFSYFPKIVSEKLADGKILDVVDDRLAREVATGGGRVIEQVKRLVCVALSCIQERPSRRPTMARVVEMLEARAPVEPPTQLTMMILDLLDEGLDHHPGQHRAAAVLARTGQMDTNSLRSFTMSILSGR